In the Victivallis sp. Marseille-Q1083 genome, one interval contains:
- the gap gene encoding type I glyceraldehyde-3-phosphate dehydrogenase has protein sequence MIKIGINGFGRIGRLVFRAAQSRKDVQVVAINDLLDVDYIAYMLKYDSVHGKFDGTIEVKDGQLVVNGKAIRITAEKEPANLKWGEVGADYIVESTGLFLTKEKAEGHLAAGAKKVVMSAPSKDDTPMFVMGVNNKKLTKDMNIVSNASCTTNCLAPITKVLNDSFGVVEGLMTTVHAATATQKTVDGPSKKDWRGGRGILGNIIPSSTGAAKAVGKVIPELNGKLTGMSFRVPTPDVSVVDLTCRLAKEASYEQICAAMKAASEGELKGILGYTEDAVVSTDFTGDARTSIFDAKAGIALNGNFVKVVSWYDNEWGYSNKVVDLITYMASL, from the coding sequence ATGATTAAGATCGGTATCAACGGTTTCGGTCGTATCGGCCGTCTGGTGTTCCGCGCCGCGCAGTCGCGCAAAGATGTTCAGGTGGTCGCGATCAACGACCTGCTGGATGTTGACTACATCGCCTATATGCTGAAATACGACTCCGTCCACGGCAAATTCGACGGCACGATCGAAGTGAAGGACGGCCAGTTGGTCGTCAACGGCAAGGCCATCCGCATCACCGCCGAAAAAGAACCGGCCAACCTGAAATGGGGTGAAGTCGGCGCCGATTACATCGTTGAATCGACCGGTCTCTTCCTGACCAAGGAAAAAGCCGAAGGCCACCTGGCCGCCGGCGCCAAGAAGGTCGTCATGTCCGCGCCGTCCAAGGACGACACCCCGATGTTCGTCATGGGCGTCAACAACAAGAAGCTGACCAAGGACATGAACATCGTTTCCAACGCGTCCTGCACGACCAACTGCCTGGCGCCGATCACCAAGGTTCTGAATGACAGCTTCGGTGTCGTCGAAGGTTTGATGACCACCGTTCACGCCGCCACCGCCACCCAGAAGACCGTCGACGGCCCGTCCAAGAAGGATTGGCGCGGCGGCCGCGGCATCCTCGGCAACATCATCCCGTCCAGCACCGGCGCGGCCAAAGCGGTCGGCAAAGTCATTCCGGAACTGAACGGCAAACTGACCGGTATGTCCTTCCGCGTTCCGACTCCGGACGTTTCGGTCGTCGATTTGACCTGCCGCCTGGCCAAGGAAGCCAGCTATGAACAAATCTGCGCGGCGATGAAAGCTGCCAGCGAAGGCGAACTCAAAGGCATCCTCGGTTACACCGAAGACGCCGTCGTTTCGACCGATTTCACCGGTGACGCCCGGACGTCCATCTTCGACGCCAAGGCCGGTATCGCGTTGAAC
- the hisI gene encoding phosphoribosyl-AMP cyclohydrolase, translating into MTELDFSKGGGLIPAIAQDYLSNEVLMLAYINAEAWQETLRTGYATYFSRSRNQLWRKGERSGNVQLIREILIDCDGDTVIFKVEQIGGAACHTGHRSCFYRRIADGAVTEDEELVFEPEKVYGGGKPPKDGLK; encoded by the coding sequence ATGACGGAACTGGATTTTTCCAAGGGTGGCGGATTGATTCCGGCCATCGCGCAGGATTATTTGAGCAATGAAGTTCTGATGCTGGCTTATATCAATGCCGAAGCGTGGCAGGAGACGCTGCGGACCGGTTACGCTACTTATTTTTCCCGTTCGCGGAATCAGTTGTGGCGGAAGGGCGAACGCTCCGGCAATGTGCAGTTGATCCGGGAAATCCTGATCGATTGTGACGGCGACACGGTGATTTTCAAGGTGGAGCAGATCGGCGGCGCGGCCTGTCATACCGGCCACCGGAGCTGTTTTTACCGCCGGATTGCCGACGGCGCGGTGACGGAGGATGAGGAGCTGGTGTTTGAGCCGGAAAAGGTTTACGGCGGCGGCAAACCGCCCAAGGATGGGTTGAAATGA